The segment TGGTATCGAGATGAGCTGCCCAGGCGTCTCGGAATGCGCCGAAATGCTCGACACTGCGGTCGAGTCTTGCGCCGACCACAGCCACCTCCTTGGGCAGGTCGCGATGCGACAGCCGCGCGTCGTCAGCGAACAAGGTTCGTCCCTGAGCGATCGGTAGGAATGTGACTCGAGTTATGGGCCATTGGACTTACTCGTTGATGTCGAGCAGCGGCAGGAGAGCCCCATCAGCGTCGACACAGTCGAGGAGATCGCGATGAGGGACATCATCGACCGCGTATCGGTAGCGCCGCGTGAGAAGGTCCCGCAACGCGCCCTCTTCCTTGCCTTCGTTTCGCCCACGGATGTTCCATCGACGCGCGACAGTGACGGTCTGCATGAAGAAGTGCAGTTCGAGGTTGTCCGCGTCGAACACGCTGAGCGGGATCTCCGGGGAGTCGGCGGTCTCCGGAGCGCGGCCGAGCCTCATGAGCGCAGCGTTGTCGTGATGGTCGGGCGTCATTCCGGCGACTTGCATTTTCCAATTGAGGGCCGCATTGAGGAACGTGACCAAGATCTGCCAGTCGAGCCATCCGTCCGCGCGCAGGCGTTCGATCTGTGCCCGGCCGTGAGCGTCGGCGAGGATGCGGGGCAACGTGTATCGCAGAGCGTCATTCGCAACCTCGTAGCGCTCCCGAATGGTCCGGAGCGAGGCAGCTTCGTCGTAGCCCGGACCTCGCTTGGTCGAGGCCGCGAGCGCCGGCCGATCGGTCGGTCGAAATGAGTCGGACGATGCTGGGCGGGTCGCTTCCGCAAGTCGCGTGTAGTGCTCCGGCGGGAAGAGCCGCGTGGTCTCCTCGTAGGGCCTGCCGATTGCGATCTTGTGTGTAATGCCGCCCCGGAATAGTGGCTCCATGAGGTCCTGAAGTTCGCCGGGCGGACGCACATGCGCCGACTGGATGAGCTGGAAACCTATGACCATCAACGCCTGGCATCGTGCGTCGGCGTCTGCGCAGTCGTCTGTCAGGGTGATCTGGGCGTGCACCTCTGAATCGGATTCGCCGATCTCGATGTTGTCGTCTGCTCGCTCCGCTCCGGGCACAACGTCGATCGTCGTGTGCACGGTCGCTGGGATGAGCACCGGGTGCAGGTGCGCGATGTCGGCGAGGAGCACCTGAAAGGCTGCCACGGCCGCTTCGGCGGTCAGGACAGATGTCTGGTCGTTGTCGAACGTGAAGGTCCACCGCACGCCCAGCGCAGTGAAGTCGATGATGCGGCTAGGGCCGACATCGCTCAGGACGGGTCCCCCGAGCTGCGCTGTGGCTCGGTCTTGGAACTCGTCTTCGCTCAGGTCGAACGTTGAGCCGTCGGTCTCGATGAGCTCGACGAGGCCCTCGTACCACCTTGTGGTCGGGTGGGCGGCAGCGATGAGGGGCTCGATCTCCGGCCAGAAGCTTCGGATTCCTGCCAGCTCAAGGGCTGCGTTGGTCTCGTGGTGCGCCAAGTCGGGGTTCGTGTCGTAGTCGAACCCGTCCACCATGAACTGGGCGCGGGCAAGAAGTGCGACCTCTGTCAGCGCCGCGGCGTCCACCCACGTTCCAGCCCGCTGGGCGAAGCCCGCGCTCTCCAGCAGCGCCTTCGGGAGCTGGGACTTGACGTCGGTGTCATCGGATAACAAAGCGAGGGTCGCGGCTGCGCACCCGTACATCTTGGCGGCGTACATCAGGCCCAACTCCGCGTAGACCTGTGCGATGAAGCGCATGGTGAGGATGGCGCCGTACATCGTGTCGCCGTTGAACCACTTGACCTTCGCGGTGTGCAGTTCGGCCAACGCATGCAGGGGTTGATCCGCCTCTAGGAACGCGGTCCCCCGGTCGCGACACGCCTCAGCCGTGGCGGCATCTCCGCGGACCGCAGCGGTGGCCTCGTCGAGACCATCGCGGACCTTCGCGTACGAGGGGTGCTCGACGGTCAGCGGAGCCACCAGGTTGAAGACCCGCGCAAGTTGGCGCACCGAGTAGGGCTTCGCGCGAGGAAGGAGGTCGATCAGCGCATCCAACTGCTCCATAGCCTGCTCGAGACCAGTGAAGTAGCGGGGGTCGAGAAGCCCCACGTTGACCTCGAAGTCATCCAGCGTGACCCCGACGTGGGGGGCACGCTCTGCGGGCTCAGGCGTGCCGTAACTGGATGCGGCGAGCTCCCAGTTGGGCAGCAGGTAGGAGAACGCAAGCGTCCCGGTCAGGGACGCGGCGCGTACCGGATGGGTGTCGGGATTGGTGCCGATGAGGAGTGATGACACGTGCTGGCGAAGGCGTTGCTGTGCCGCGGCAATCTCGGCGGCTTCGGCGCGCCCTACGCCAGTGGTCCACATGACACCCCAGTACGACGCGAGGGTCACGGCGTCGTCGACGATGTTGGGCTGATCGCTAGTGCACGCGTACTCGAGCGCGCGCCGAACAAGGTCCTCGATGTCTTCGGCTACACCGGTTCCGCGGAATCGCGCGACCGCAATCTCGTAGCAGGCACGGAACGCCAGCTCTCCGTCGGCTTCGTCCTCGTCCGTGTGTGAGAGAAACGAGCGCATGAACGCCAGCCATTCGGGGATGTCGGCGTTGGCGTCGGCGTCCCAAGTTGCGAACCGCAGCCCTTCGGTCACCTCGCCTTGGGTGGCAGGCGTCAGCATGCTGGGTCCGTTGTTGCGTCGGAGCTTGTCGAGCAGCTCGGTGTACCACTCGGGCGCCGGATCGCCTTCGGGTGGCGGCACCATCGAGGACGGGAGTTCTAAGTAGTGACGCGCGACCCAGATCAAGTCCGGCTGGGCGAGCTGTGTGGCGATGTCGTCGCCGCAGAAGATGTCGAGAGTCACCCCGTATGTCTCCCGGGCAAACCTTTGTAGTTCGTGGGTGTGCCCCTCCGAGATGGGATGTACGGAGAAGAAGGCGACATGTTCGACCGCTGCGGCGTCCTCGGCGCAGATGCCCGCGAGGTCGTCGCGGACCTTCTGCCGTAGGCCGGTGCGCTGGACCGTGCAGGCGACCACGATCGGAGAGGTACTGGCGGAGGCAGCGAACCCCGTGGCGTGCGGGAGCTCGTCTGGGATCCTGGTGTGGAACGTCTCCGCATCACGCTGCTGGTCTCCGCCGGCGCTGACGGGTCCGGTCGCGACGAGGATGTTTGCACTGATGCGCTTGTGCGCGACGCGAGCCGCGATCTCTTCGAATCGGTGGTGTTCGTTGCGCGACGACATCTCCTCAAGTCGGAAACGCAGGAAGGCTTCGGCCTCAGGGATCGCTTCGCTCACGCAGGCCATCTTGCCTGCGCGCGCCGACAGACCCGCATGACCACCAGGTCAAGCACCACCCCACTCGCTCTGCGCACGTCGCGCTGGGCGCGCCCCTGTCCGACCCTCAAGCGAGGTGCCTGGCCGCTCCGCATCGCATGAGCATGAAGGTCGCTCGTCGCGTGTCTTCCCCCGAATTTCCCCCGGAACTTCTCTCCACAACTCACTTCGAGTGGGACTGCAGCGGACACAAAACCTGACACAGTGTGGCTCTCACCTGCGGAAACGGCCTGTATCCACCGCGAGCACGATCGGAGTTTCGGTGCTACTACGACATCTGAGCCGTACCGTCGTACGACGAGGCCCCGGTCCCCTTCGTGGGGGCCGGGGCCTTCGGCGTGTCCGACGATCACAACTCGTGGGTACGACGACGCTCCACGCGGCGTGCGAGCGGTGTGCCGGGACTTGTGGTCGTCCGACGCGCCGCCGTCAGGGCCTGTCGGCGTGGTCGGCGGGACCCGGGTGCTGGGCCGCCCGGTGCTGGGCGAGGATGTCGACACCGAAGTCGTTGGTGGGGTCGCGCCACACGCAGTGAACGTGGTTGGCGTCGTCCTCGGTGTTGTCGAACTCGACGAGGGTCACTGGACCCTCGAGGCGGAAGTAGTGCGGCTCCTCGATGCGGTGGGACCCGGCCCACACGAAGTGGAGGTCGTCCCGACCGGCGTTCCGGATCCGGTCCATCTCCCGTCCCACCTGCTCGGGTTTGAGCCGCAGGAGGAACGCCTCGACGAGCTCGTCGAACGCCTGCTGCTGGTTGGCGCCCATTCGGGCACGGGACAGGCCACGGGGCTGTCCCTTCACCCACCGCAGCGCTTCGCGGTCCGCGTCGGTGATCGGGGCGTCGCGCCGGCCGACGCCATGGACGTCCGGCCACTCCTCGTCTCCGAGCACGGGCACGCACCGGCTCGCGAAGTCGGGCGGAGGGGTGGTGTGGATCGTCGCCGTCGCGCGCTGGTCATCGTCCAGCTGTGCGAGAACGGCGAAGCCGAGGTCCTCCTCGTGCCGAGGATCCGGAACGGTCCCAGCCGGGCCGGCTCCGAGCCGAGAAGGAACGGCGTCGCGGCCATGAGGTCCTGCCCAGCCACCGTGAAGTTGAGGGACAGGTGGTGGCCCACCAGGCGCCAGCCCCAGTCACTGTCGGGCTGCGGCTGGTTGAAGCCGCGCCGAACGGCGAGGATGACGGCCATGGCTCGCCTCAGCACGCTCAAGGTCACCCTCCACGGCCACGAACTGTCCTTCGTCGACAGTGGTGAGGGACCGGTCGTCCTCTTCGTCCACGGGATCCTCGGGTCCGAGCGACAGTGGTCCCAGCTGGTCGACAAGGTCGACAACGACCACCGGGTGATCGTCCCGGATCTCTTCGGCCACGGCGACTCCGCCAAACCCATGGGTGACTACTCACTCAGCTCCCATGCCGCGACGCTGCGGGACCTCCTGGACCACCTCGGCATCGACAGGGTCACGCTCGTCGGACACTCGTTGGGCGGCGGCATCGCCATGCAGTTCTTCTACCTCTTCCCCGACCGGGTGGACTGTCTCGTCCTCGTGTCGAGCGGCGGGCTGGGGCGCGAGGTCAACCTCGCCCTGCGATCGGCCACACTGCCGGGTGCCGAGCAGGTCCTCAGCGTCATCGCTTCGACTCCAGTGCTCGAGAGGGTCGAGGCACTCGGACGGGGCGCTCAGCGGATCGGGTGGAAACCGGGAGCCGACGTCGGCGCGATCTGGCGCGGGCTCACCACCCTCGGTGACCGCGACAGCCGGCGCGCGTTCCTGGCCACCACACGGGCGGTCATCGACTTCGGTGGCCAGAGCATCAATGCGCACGACCACCTCAGTGCGGTGACCGCTCCCCCGACCATGATCGTGTGGGGGTCGAACGACCGGATGATTCCCGCGTGGCACGCGCTCAACGCACAACGGGCCGTTCCCGACTGTCGCGTCGAGCTCTTCGAGGGCGCTGGTCACTTCCCGCACCTCGACGACCCGGAGCGGTTCGCGCGAGTGCTGCGCGACTTCATCTCGTCCGAACGAGACGCGACCGGTCAGGTCCGGTGAGCTGACTCCCTCGTTCGAGAGGTCCTCACGCGGTCTGGACCGGAAGTGCGACGGGTCCGCCTCAGGCAGGGACATACCCAAGCGGGGCCTTGACGCCATCGGAGAGCGGGTGGAGGTTCGATCCATCCCCGGGGAGCCGTGCCCGGGCGCCACACGTTCCCTGAGGATGGGCTCCCACCCCGCCTTGGAGGGTGCCGTGAACCGCAGAGACCGTCGTCCCGTCGTCGTCGCCGCAGCCCTGGCCCTCGTGGCCCCGGCCGCCGTCGCAGCCCTCACCGTGGGTACGCCCGCCGCGTCGGCCCACAAGGGCGGCGGACACCATCCGTCGCCCCCCTCCACCTCGGGCAAGGCGGTCTTCTTCGCCTCCGACGGCCTGCGTCAGGACCTGGTCGAGAAGTACGCCGACCAGGGGGCGATGCCGACGATGCGGAAGTTCCTCAAGAACGGCGTCAAGGCGCGCGGTGACGGCATGCTCACCCAGGCGCCGCCCAACACCGGAGCGGGCTGGTACACGATGGCGACCGGCGCGTGGCCGGGCGTGACCGGCTCGACCAACAACACCTTCCACAAGAACGGCGACCCGTTCGGCACCACCCGCACCGCGGCGTTCGACCCCGGTGTGCTGCAGGCGGAGTCGATCGCGCAAGCGGCCGAGCGCGGCGGCCTGAAGGTCGCCCAGATGGAGTGGGCCGGCGGGCGCAACGCCTCGATCCAGGGGCCCACGATCGACTTCCAGACCTTCTCCTCCGGTCGGGGCGTGGCCACGAACTTCATCGGCCAGAAGGGCGACGTGCTCTTCGACGACGCGCCGTTCATCGCCTCGTTCGGGCTGCAGTTCGACCACCCGGCTGGGTATGCCGGACGCGACCCGTTCCCGGCCGCCGCCCCCACCCCGGCCACCGGCTGGACCGGCGTGCCGACGTCGTACAGCCCGGCGCAGGAGATGCGGATGCGGGTGCTCGACGGGACGGTCGACAAGTACGGCCTGAACGCCTACATCTACGACAGCCGCAACGACGGCCGCACGAAGTACGACCGGGTGCTGTTCTCGCCCACGAAGAACGGCGCGGACGCGGTCGGCGACCTGAAGCAGGGCCAGTGGGCCGACGTGAAGGTGAAGATCGTTGGCGGCGCGCTGGCCGGCAAGACCGCCGGCATGCTGGTCAAGGTCGAGACCCTCTCCCCCGACCTGTCCCGGGTCCGGCTGTTCCACACCTCGGTGAGCCGCGCGATCGCGAGCTGGCCGACGTGGCCGGGCGAGCCGGGATACACCGAGTTCGACGAGTACCTTGCCGCCGAGTTCCCGACCTCCACCGCAGCCGACTTCGCGATCCTCGAGGCGGGCGTGACCAGCGAGGAGACCTACGTCCAGCAGGGCCTCTACTGGTCCACCGGCCACTGGCCGATGCTGGAGTACATCGCCGAGACCTACGAGCCCGACCTGCTCATGGTCGGCATGCCGACCACCGACGAGTTCCAGCACCAGTTCCTGGGCCTGATCAGCAAGCGCCTGCCCAACGGTGCAGCCAACCCGGCGTACGACGACGTGGACCTCGACGGCGTCAAGGACGGACGCGTGAAGGAACGCTCCGCGTTCATCCGCGAGGCCTACCAGGAGTCCGACCAGACGCTGCGTCTGGCGCGCTCGCTGGTCGGCAAGAACCCGACCACGTTCGTCGGCTCCGACCACGGCTTCGCGCCGCAGTTCCTCGCGATCGACGCCAGCCTGCCGCTGGTCGAGATGGGCCTGCTGTCGCGACCGCAGACCTCGAACTGCCGCACGGCCACCGGCGAGACGATCGGCAAGGCCAAGGCCTGCTGGGCCGGCGGCGCGCTGCAGGTCTACCTCAACCTCGCCGGGCGCGACCCGGCAGGCGGCGGGCTCCAGCAGGTGGCCGCGGCCGACGAGGCGTCGACCGTCGCGGCGATCAAGGCGAAGTACCTCGGCCTGACCGACCCCAACGACTGGACGCACGACGGCAACCCCGAGGGGTGGAAGGTCATCGACCGCGCCTTCACCAAGGCAGAGTCCCGCTACATCCCCAACGGTCCGGGCAGCACCGCCGACATGGCCCACCCGACCCGCACCGGGGACCTGGTGGTCTTCTCCTACCCGCCCTACCAGTTCGACGCAGAGACGCCTGGCACGCTCGTGGCGCCCTCGCACTTCTTCGGGCAGCACGGCTACGTCCCCGACGTCCAGAACCTCGCCGCCAACGTGAACATGCGTGCGACGTTCATCGCGGGCGGCAAGGGCGTGGGCCACGGCACGGTCGACGCACGCTCCATCGACCTCGCCCCGACGCTGGCGTTCCTGCTCGGGATCCCCGAGCCGCAGCACAGCCAGGGCAAGGTCCTGCTCGACGTGTCCGACCAGGGGAAGAAGTACACCCCGGTGCCGATCGTGGGCCTGAACGACTTCCACGGCCAGCTCGACCCGACCACGCGGGCGTACGACGCCGGCATCAACGCGCGGGTCGGCGGGGCGTCCTTCCTCGCCACGATGTTCGACGAGGACCTCTCCACGCTTCCGGGCCAGGGCCTGATCCTGGCCGGCGGCGACAACGTCGGCGCCTCCCCGCCGAACTCGGCGTTGCTGGAGGACATGCCCGCGATCGACGTGGAGAACGCGTGGGGCCTCGACGCCACGTCGTACGGCAACCACGAGTTCGACTACGGCGTCGCCCGGCTGCTCGAGCACCAGGCGCGCGCCGACTTCCCGTTCCTGGCGACCAACATCGTCGACGAGGACACCGGCGAGGCGCCGGACTGGGTCACGCCGTCGGCGGTGTTCCGGGTCAACGGCGTGAAGGTCGGTGTCATCGGGGCCGGGCTGGAGGGGACGCCCGAGCTCGTCGCCGCGGGTGCGACCGAGGGCCTGGAGTTCCTCGACGAGGGTCCGCGGATCAAGGCCGAGTCCGAGCGACTGAGCCGCCTGGGGGTGAAGGTCCAGGTCGTCGTCATCCACGAGGGCACCGCGCTCGGCGCCAACCCGGTCGGCACCACGCCCGGAGTGCCGTGGGAGGGCCCGATCATCGGCATCGCCGACGAGCTGCAGGACACGACCGTCGACGCGATGATCGTGGGCCACACCCACCGGGTCTCCAACCTGATGCGGGGCGACATCCTCATCACCGAGGGCATCAACGCCGGTGCGTCGTACTCCGTGCTCCAGCTCATGGTGCGCAACGGCGACGTGGCGTGGGCCGGCGGCGCGACCCGCGTGGCCAAGACGCTCGGCGTCACCGGCCGTCCCGACGTCCAGGCGATCGTCGACCAGGCCAACGCGGAGACCGCGGTGCTGCGCAACCAGGTGATCGGCACGCAGGCCAACGACATCCTGCGTGCCCCGACCCGGCTCCTCGAGTCGGAGATGGGCAACATGGTGGCCGACGCGATGCGCGGGAAGTACCCCGGCATCGATGCGGCCTTCACCAACTCCGGCGGCCTGCGGCAGGACATCGTCTGCTCGCCGCCCAGCGCCGGCGAGGCGCCGTGCGAGGTCACGTGGGGCGAGATGTTCGCGGTGCTGCCGTTCGGCAACCGCACCACCCTCCTCACCCTGACCGGTGCCCAGCTGCGCCAGGCGTTCCTCAACGGGTTCTCACCGGTGTGCAACACGTCGATCGCCACCGGGCGCTTCCCCCAGGTCTCCGGCCTGCGTGCGACCTTCCACTGCGAGGGAACCACGCCGGTCGTCGACGGGATGTGGAAGACACCCGACGGCATCGGCGGGACGCAGACACCGATCACCGACGGCGACAGCATCCGGCTGGTGACGAACGACTTCATGTTCACCGGCGGTGACGGCTACACGGTCTTCGCGGGCGGAACCGACGTCCAGCAGCCCGGCGACGACCTGATGCAGATCGCCACCGACTACGTCACGGCCAACAGCCCGGTCGACCCGCAGGTCGAGGGGAGGCTCACTCAGAACTGACGGCGAGCAGCCTCGTCAGTGGCTCCGGCAGGTCGCTATCTCACGCTCTTGATGGGTGCCACGGCGACGGCGCCGCCGAGCGCGCAGGCACCGGCGACGGCGTACAGGACGGCGTAGCTGCCGCCCCCGAGAGCCAGGAGGCTTGGAGCGACCGCTGGGGCGACAGCAAAGGGCAGGGTGCCTGCGATGTTGAGGACTCCGAGGTCCTTCGCCGCGGTGAGCGGGTCGGTGAGGACGTCGACCACGAGGGCGAGGTCGATGGCCATGTACATGCCGAACCCGACGCCGCCGATGGCCATGCCGACGAGGTACCGATCGACGGAGGTGGCGTCGGCGATGACGAACAGGGCTACGGCATAGATCACTGCCGCAGCCATGACGAACACCTTGCGCCGCCCGAGCCGGTCGGAGATGCGCCCGGCCACGGGTGCGACGGTGACCAGTGCGACGGACTGGGCGACGGTGCCGAGGTAGACCTGGCGTGGCACAGCATCCTCGGAGCTGCCGATCTGGGCGAGGAGGAAGAACGCCTGGAAGGTGACGAGGAACGCGTAGGCGGTGACGAGCAGGAACCGGGACAGGAAGGCCCACGCGAAGTCGGGGTTGCTGCGAGGGTTGACGTAGAAGGTGGCGGCGAGCTCGCGCAGGGACCACGGCGGTCTGTCGCGGGCGTCGAGACGCCGGTCCGTCAGGCGCCACACGAACAGCAGGACGGCGAAACCTCCCACGGCGCACGGCACTGCGAACATGAGCACCGTCGAGTGGTCGAAGAGCTGAACGAGGTACGTGCCGGTCACGGATGCGGCGGGAACGGCGAGGCCCAGGACACCGGAGACGACGCCGCGCTGACTGGTCGGGACCTGGTCGGCCAGGACGGCCGTCTGCGCGGCGAGGGTGGCGTTGAAGAAGACCTGGCACAGGCACCAGCCGAGCAGGACGGTGCCGACGTTCGGTGCGGTCGCGACCACCATCGTCCCGAGCGCACCGACCGCCACTCCGATCACCATCCACGGGCGCCGCATGCCCCACCGGCCGGTGGTGCGGTCACTGAACCTCCCGAACAGGGGGTTCGCCACCAGGGCGAGCAGCGACCCGACACCGGCCACCAGGGCGAGGTTGCTGGGGGCCGCCTCGGCGCCCACGAGGTCACGCACCTTCAAGGCGAGCGACACGAGGAGCGGCGCAAGGAACAGCAGCGCCCCTCCGGTGTAGGAGACCGCGTACAGAGCGATGAAGCCCCACCCGACCCGGCCACGCCCGATGTGGTCGGCGGCGAGCGGGCGTCTGACGTCGCGATGCTCGGGTCCGGGCACGACTCCCCCCGCACGTCCGCCCGAGCGATGGCTGATGTCCGACCCAGAATGGCCCTGCCCGAGGGTCAGCGACAGGGCACGGTCGGGGTTTGACCGGAATCGGGCAGGTCCCGAGCCGCCTCCTCCCCTACGCTTCGAGGAGGGTTGCTGGGAGGGAGCGCCGGTGGTGGACGCCTTGGTGCAGACCAAGCTCACGTTGCCGCGACCCCGACCGGGGCTGGTGGCCCGTGCCCGTCTGACCGAGGAGCTGCAGCGCGCCCAGCACGCCGCCCTGGTTCTGGTGTCTGCGCCCGCCGGCTTCGGGAAGACAACGCTGTTGGCCTCCACCTACGGCGACGCAGCCTCGGTGGCGTGGGTGTCCCTGGACCGGC is part of the Nocardioides cavernae genome and harbors:
- a CDS encoding MFS transporter, with translation MPGPEHRDVRRPLAADHIGRGRVGWGFIALYAVSYTGGALLFLAPLLVSLALKVRDLVGAEAAPSNLALVAGVGSLLALVANPLFGRFSDRTTGRWGMRRPWMVIGVAVGALGTMVVATAPNVGTVLLGWCLCQVFFNATLAAQTAVLADQVPTSQRGVVSGVLGLAVPAASVTGTYLVQLFDHSTVLMFAVPCAVGGFAVLLFVWRLTDRRLDARDRPPWSLRELAATFYVNPRSNPDFAWAFLSRFLLVTAYAFLVTFQAFFLLAQIGSSEDAVPRQVYLGTVAQSVALVTVAPVAGRISDRLGRRKVFVMAAAVIYAVALFVIADATSVDRYLVGMAIGGVGFGMYMAIDLALVVDVLTDPLTAAKDLGVLNIAGTLPFAVAPAVAPSLLALGGGSYAVLYAVAGACALGGAVAVAPIKSVR
- a CDS encoding 5'-nucleotidase C-terminal domain-containing protein, whose amino-acid sequence is MNRRDRRPVVVAAALALVAPAAVAALTVGTPAASAHKGGGHHPSPPSTSGKAVFFASDGLRQDLVEKYADQGAMPTMRKFLKNGVKARGDGMLTQAPPNTGAGWYTMATGAWPGVTGSTNNTFHKNGDPFGTTRTAAFDPGVLQAESIAQAAERGGLKVAQMEWAGGRNASIQGPTIDFQTFSSGRGVATNFIGQKGDVLFDDAPFIASFGLQFDHPAGYAGRDPFPAAAPTPATGWTGVPTSYSPAQEMRMRVLDGTVDKYGLNAYIYDSRNDGRTKYDRVLFSPTKNGADAVGDLKQGQWADVKVKIVGGALAGKTAGMLVKVETLSPDLSRVRLFHTSVSRAIASWPTWPGEPGYTEFDEYLAAEFPTSTAADFAILEAGVTSEETYVQQGLYWSTGHWPMLEYIAETYEPDLLMVGMPTTDEFQHQFLGLISKRLPNGAANPAYDDVDLDGVKDGRVKERSAFIREAYQESDQTLRLARSLVGKNPTTFVGSDHGFAPQFLAIDASLPLVEMGLLSRPQTSNCRTATGETIGKAKACWAGGALQVYLNLAGRDPAGGGLQQVAAADEASTVAAIKAKYLGLTDPNDWTHDGNPEGWKVIDRAFTKAESRYIPNGPGSTADMAHPTRTGDLVVFSYPPYQFDAETPGTLVAPSHFFGQHGYVPDVQNLAANVNMRATFIAGGKGVGHGTVDARSIDLAPTLAFLLGIPEPQHSQGKVLLDVSDQGKKYTPVPIVGLNDFHGQLDPTTRAYDAGINARVGGASFLATMFDEDLSTLPGQGLILAGGDNVGASPPNSALLEDMPAIDVENAWGLDATSYGNHEFDYGVARLLEHQARADFPFLATNIVDEDTGEAPDWVTPSAVFRVNGVKVGVIGAGLEGTPELVAAGATEGLEFLDEGPRIKAESERLSRLGVKVQVVVIHEGTALGANPVGTTPGVPWEGPIIGIADELQDTTVDAMIVGHTHRVSNLMRGDILITEGINAGASYSVLQLMVRNGDVAWAGGATRVAKTLGVTGRPDVQAIVDQANAETAVLRNQVIGTQANDILRAPTRLLESEMGNMVADAMRGKYPGIDAAFTNSGGLRQDIVCSPPSAGEAPCEVTWGEMFAVLPFGNRTTLLTLTGAQLRQAFLNGFSPVCNTSIATGRFPQVSGLRATFHCEGTTPVVDGMWKTPDGIGGTQTPITDGDSIRLVTNDFMFTGGDGYTVFAGGTDVQQPGDDLMQIATDYVTANSPVDPQVEGRLTQN
- a CDS encoding alpha/beta fold hydrolase, with protein sequence MARLSTLKVTLHGHELSFVDSGEGPVVLFVHGILGSERQWSQLVDKVDNDHRVIVPDLFGHGDSAKPMGDYSLSSHAATLRDLLDHLGIDRVTLVGHSLGGGIAMQFFYLFPDRVDCLVLVSSGGLGREVNLALRSATLPGAEQVLSVIASTPVLERVEALGRGAQRIGWKPGADVGAIWRGLTTLGDRDSRRAFLATTRAVIDFGGQSINAHDHLSAVTAPPTMIVWGSNDRMIPAWHALNAQRAVPDCRVELFEGAGHFPHLDDPERFARVLRDFISSERDATGQVR
- a CDS encoding DUF3500 domain-containing protein translates to MGLAPGGPPPVPQLHGGWAGPHGRDAVPSRLGAGPAGTVPDPRHEEDLGFAVLAQLDDDQRATATIHTTPPPDFASRCVPVLGDEEWPDVHGVGRRDAPITDADREALRWVKGQPRGLSRARMGANQQQAFDELVEAFLLRLKPEQVGREMDRIRNAGRDDLHFVWAGSHRIEEPHYFRLEGPVTLVEFDNTEDDANHVHCVWRDPTNDFGVDILAQHRAAQHPGPADHADRP